The genomic stretch GCCCACGCCCATCTGGCGCTGGAGCCACGATCCGCTGGCCTTCTGGTTCTCGATCACGATCTGGCAGGCCTGGCGATATTTGCGCTCGTCCGGATCGTCGGAGGCGGTGAACTCGTCCTCGAAGCTGTAGCCGCCGTCTTCGGGTTCCTCGGTGACGGCGTCGACGTAATCGGGCTTGCCCTGCTCGCGCCAGTGGTCGGCGACCTTCTCGACCTCTTCGTCGGACACGAAGGGGCCGTGCACGCGCAGCATGGCACCGGTGTTGGGCTTGTAGAGCATGTCGCCCTTGCCCAGCAGCTGCTCCGCGCCCTGTTCGCCCAAAATCGTGCGGCTGTCGATACGGCTGGTGACCTTGAAGCTGATGCGGGTCGGCAAATTGGCCTTGATGACGCCGGTGATGACGTCGACCGAAGGGCGCTGCGTCGCCATGATGAGGTGGATGCCGGCCGCGCGGCTCTTCTGGCTGAGGCGCTGGATCAGCACCTCGATTTCCTTGCCGACGGTGACCATCAGATCGGCCAGTTCGTCGACGATCAGCACGATCAGCGGCAGCGGTTCGTAATCGAGCTGCTCTTCCTCGTAGATTTCCTCGCCGGTCTCGGGATCGAAGCCGGTCTGCACCCGGCGGCCCAGCGGCTTGCCCTTCTCGGCTGCCTTCTTCACCTTCTCGTTGAAGCCCGCGATGTTGCGCGAGTTGACGCTCGACATCATGCGATAGCGCTTCTCCATCTCCTCGACCGCCCATTTCAAGGCGCGCACGCTCTTGTGCGGCTCGGTCACCACCGGGCTGAGGAGGTGGGGGATGTCGTCGTAGGTCTTCAGCTCCAGCACCTTGGGATCGATCAGGATCAGGCGGCATTCGTCGGGCGTGAAGCGATAAAGCAGCGACAACAGGATGGCGTTGAGGCCGACCGACTTGCCGCTGCCGGTGGTGCCTGCGACGAGCAGGTGCGGCATGGCGGCAAGATCTGCGACGATCGGCTCGCCTGCGATATCCTTGCCGAGGATCATCGGCAGACTTCCCGCGTGATCGACGAAGGCCCCGCTGCTCGCCAGCTGTTTGTAGCTGACCATCTGGCGGTCGGCATTGGGCAGTTCGATGCCGATTACGGTCTTGCCCGGAATGGGCGATACGCGCGCGCTGATGGCGCTCATGTTGCGGGCAATGTCTTCGGCGAGACCGACCACGCGGCTGGCCTTGATGCCGGGGGCAGGCTCCAGCTCGTACATGGTGACCACCGGCCCAGCGCGCACGGCGGTGATCTCGCCCTTCACGTTAAAATCATCGAGCACGTTCTCGAGCAGACGCGCGTTGCGCTCCAGCGCCATCTTATCGAGCTTGGGCGCGGAATTCTCCGGCGGATCGTCGAGCAATTCGAGCGTCGGCAATTGGTAATTGGCGAACATGTCCCGCTGCTTGGCCTTGGCCGGTTTGGGCTGGGCGGGCATGGGCGCGGGATCGGCGATTTCCGGAGCGCGGCGCGGTTCGCGAAACTCGACCGGCTCGGCCTCGTCCTCTTCGTCGGCTGCTGCGGGTTTGGCACGCTTCTGGCGCTTGGGAATCAGCGGTAGGTCCGCATCGACGAGCGCCGGGCGGCGCTTGACGAAATCGGGCAGGGTCAGGAACTGCGCCCAGTCGATGGCGAAGACGCGCGTGACAAGCGCAATGCCGCCCGCCAGCGAGACGAGCGCCAGCGCCAGCACGATCCAGCCCGATGCAGCCTCGCCGAACCGCGCGGCGACGGCTTCGATACCGAGACCGCCCAGCTGGCCGAAGAGCCCGCCTAGCCCAGCGGGCAAGCTGCCTGTCGCGGGATCGAACAGCAGCGCGAGCACGGTGCCGAGCAGCACCATGGCAGCGAGCAGCATGGCGAAGGGGCCCCACCAGCGGCCGGGCGTCTCCTGCTCGTCATCGTCCTCTACGCCGGTCCACAATCGGCGCGCGGAGATATAGAGCAGCGGCAGCAGCAGCGCGGCGGTGATGCCGAAGAAATTCAGCGCGCGTTCGGCGGCCCAGGCTCCGGAGAGGCCCATCCAGTTGCCGATATCGGTGCCGTCGGCGGCAGTCGACGGGCTCGGGTCGGTCTGGGTATAGCTTGCCAGCGACAGGGTCAGGAACAGCAGCAACGCGAACAGCAAACCCGCCCCCGCCATATGCGTGGCGCGGCGGAAGGAGCGGCGGAATGCCGCCCGCCAGTCGGGTGCTGCGCCAGCGCGCGTGGCCATGTGTCTCGCCTCTGTGTCGTCGGGAGCGGGCAGTATGAATCCTCGGCGAGTCCGAGGTCAAGCGGAGTTCGTCGAGCGGGTGTATTTTCCATACAACACACCCGCCGTCGCGGGAGCTGGCGAAGTGGTTACGCAAGGCCGTCGATCGCGCCCCAGCGGGGCCAGTTCAGTTCGCGTGCGCGCTTGGCATTCATGCCTCCCAAAGCGATGACCGGCACAGGGGATTGTTGCGCGAGCACGGAAAACCCCATCGCACCGAGCGTCGCACCGCCTGGATGCGAGGCCGTCGGGAATACAGGCGAGAGGAAGATCCCGTCCGCTTTCGCTTCGATGGCGGCTTCGATCTCCTCGCCATTATGCGCGGTTGCGAGACGCAGCCCATTCCCGAGGCGCTCCGGCGCTCCATAGTGCCCATCGGCACCCCAGTCCTCGTCGCCAGACAGCACCACCACATGGCCGCCTTCGCGCGCGATGGCGGCCAGTTCCTCGAACCGCCTCCGCCGCTTCGCCGGGTCGAGATGATAGTGCCGGAACACGAAGCCCGACCCTTTCGGCAACGCGCGCAAACCCGTCTCCAGCCCGGCATCGTTGCGGGCATCCGACAGCAGCCAGAGCAAAGGGAGGGCCTGTCCATTCATGCGGCGTCCGCTATAGCGCATGCCCATGGAAAAGGCAGACACTCCGCTCCAGCAGGTTCAGGCCAATATCGCGCAGGCGTGCAAGATCGCGCGTCGCGATCCGGGCGAGGTGACGCTGGTCGCGGTCAGCAAGACCCATCCGGCAGAGGCGATCCAGCCGCTGCTGATCGAG from Qipengyuania profundimaris encodes the following:
- a CDS encoding FtsK/SpoIIIE family DNA translocase, which codes for MATRAGAAPDWRAAFRRSFRRATHMAGAGLLFALLLFLTLSLASYTQTDPSPSTAADGTDIGNWMGLSGAWAAERALNFFGITAALLLPLLYISARRLWTGVEDDDEQETPGRWWGPFAMLLAAMVLLGTVLALLFDPATGSLPAGLGGLFGQLGGLGIEAVAARFGEAASGWIVLALALVSLAGGIALVTRVFAIDWAQFLTLPDFVKRRPALVDADLPLIPKRQKRAKPAAADEEDEAEPVEFREPRRAPEIADPAPMPAQPKPAKAKQRDMFANYQLPTLELLDDPPENSAPKLDKMALERNARLLENVLDDFNVKGEITAVRAGPVVTMYELEPAPGIKASRVVGLAEDIARNMSAISARVSPIPGKTVIGIELPNADRQMVSYKQLASSGAFVDHAGSLPMILGKDIAGEPIVADLAAMPHLLVAGTTGSGKSVGLNAILLSLLYRFTPDECRLILIDPKVLELKTYDDIPHLLSPVVTEPHKSVRALKWAVEEMEKRYRMMSSVNSRNIAGFNEKVKKAAEKGKPLGRRVQTGFDPETGEEIYEEEQLDYEPLPLIVLIVDELADLMVTVGKEIEVLIQRLSQKSRAAGIHLIMATQRPSVDVITGVIKANLPTRISFKVTSRIDSRTILGEQGAEQLLGKGDMLYKPNTGAMLRVHGPFVSDEEVEKVADHWREQGKPDYVDAVTEEPEDGGYSFEDEFTASDDPDERKYRQACQIVIENQKASGSWLQRQMGVGYNTAAKWIERMESEGLVGPANHVGRREIFRDQDGNPI
- a CDS encoding thiamine phosphate synthase, translating into MGMRYSGRRMNGQALPLLWLLSDARNDAGLETGLRALPKGSGFVFRHYHLDPAKRRRRFEELAAIAREGGHVVVLSGDEDWGADGHYGAPERLGNGLRLATAHNGEEIEAAIEAKADGIFLSPVFPTASHPGGATLGAMGFSVLAQQSPVPVIALGGMNAKRARELNWPRWGAIDGLA